From Thermoanaerobaculia bacterium, the proteins below share one genomic window:
- the cas5c gene encoding type I-C CRISPR-associated protein Cas5c, whose amino-acid sequence MPENTYVRVRVAGPYACFSRPEMKVERVSYEVMTPSAARGILDAILWRPEMRWIIHRIGVLKPIRFTSVRRNEIQSKIPPSAVKQWMKQPEKYEPQTAGAGSMDATPRNTLALQNVAYVIEAEPRVYDPNSENHSAKYMAMFNRRVEKGQCFHRPYLGCREFACFFSYPNQDERPIEVSQDLGLMLYDVVFQKKKMKEKEGVDNQAVFFHARLEQGVMDTSPDRVIVDPGQREEVLRCSYMH is encoded by the coding sequence ATGCCCGAAAACACATATGTGCGAGTGCGGGTGGCCGGACCTTATGCTTGTTTCAGCCGGCCGGAAATGAAAGTAGAGCGTGTAAGTTATGAGGTAATGACACCCTCAGCTGCACGCGGCATCTTGGATGCTATTTTATGGCGACCTGAAATGCGCTGGATCATCCACAGGATCGGGGTTTTGAAACCAATCAGGTTTACTTCAGTGCGAAGAAACGAGATCCAAAGTAAAATCCCGCCAAGTGCAGTGAAGCAATGGATGAAACAACCGGAGAAATATGAGCCCCAAACTGCCGGTGCCGGGAGTATGGATGCCACCCCCAGAAACACCTTGGCCCTACAAAACGTGGCCTACGTGATAGAGGCCGAGCCGAGAGTGTATGATCCCAACAGTGAGAACCATTCGGCCAAGTATATGGCCATGTTCAACCGGCGAGTGGAGAAGGGTCAGTGCTTCCATCGCCCTTATCTCGGTTGCCGTGAGTTCGCCTGTTTCTTTTCATATCCGAACCAGGATGAAAGGCCAATTGAAGTCTCTCAAGACCTTGGGCTCATGCTCTATGATGTGGTATTTCAAAAAAAGAAAATGAAAGAGAAAGAGGGGGTGGATAACCAGGCCGTGTTTTTCCATGCCAGGCTCGAACAAGGCGTAATGGACACCAGCCCGGACCGCGTCATTGTGGACCCTGGCCAGAGAGAAGAGGTACTCCGATGCTCGTACATGCACTAG
- the cas3 gene encoding CRISPR-associated helicase Cas3': MNYQNDVYFAHSDYKHHGMLPGENGCHWQTLREHLHGVERLAMIFAEAASRDHVFVEKVCSAGLLHDIGKYLDSFQQLLRDTAMGKPKSRVEHSGYGAAFAQRAKAYDIALAVAGHHSGLSNPNDINLRSKRIENTLNNILERARNDLGEEVVDKLLDTLTSHSDQNNMISKDMWIRMMFSCLVDADRIDTSGMPYQPNDLLDAWNRFQRIQAYVGKQAEKVPAGPLKDARQSIFEACKNAAQWENKLLSLTVPTGGGKTLSSMAFALRRASLNPEEVQRIIVVIPFLSIIEQNASVYAEAIGNDAIVEHHSGNFIKDVPAGEDYNLQQRRNLSAIENWNAPIIVTTSVRFFDGLFSNRPSDLRRLHNVARSIVILDEVQTLPRHLLRALLTAMKELSTNWGTTFLFCTATQPAFEKPEHADQHDPRWTKGTIREIVPNTQYLFQNLARVTIRWPEKDVRAGQCSWNDMTERIASEPRSLCVVNLKKHASLLFSKLHEKLDFEKDSLWHLSTRMCPQHRLEVLDTIRKALDDSNCPCRVVATQLVEAGVDLDFPVVFRAVGPFDSIIQAAGRCDREGKLTASKGQPGGKVIIFEPDDPSGKPTTPPGAYRDATEITKTMLAGSEALSIHDPAHIRGFFNRYYQSDLDTHDIEGLRRRLEFREIAKRFAMIEEPMVSILVPYNEKAEKLIRQLRNQGVLDMGLSRKLQRYQIGLYNHEFVQARQSGAIFELLPGSDIWCCEQRFYSRKLGFMIHSDDVLII, encoded by the coding sequence ATGAACTATCAAAATGATGTATATTTCGCTCATTCTGATTATAAGCATCATGGAATGCTGCCCGGGGAAAATGGTTGTCATTGGCAAACCTTGCGTGAACACCTCCACGGAGTTGAGAGGCTTGCAATGATTTTCGCTGAGGCTGCAAGTAGAGATCATGTTTTCGTTGAAAAAGTTTGCAGTGCTGGATTGCTTCATGATATCGGAAAGTATTTAGACTCCTTTCAACAATTGTTGCGCGATACAGCAATGGGAAAACCAAAATCCAGAGTCGAGCATTCAGGTTACGGTGCGGCCTTTGCCCAAAGAGCAAAGGCATATGACATCGCACTTGCCGTCGCTGGTCATCATTCAGGCCTTAGCAACCCAAATGACATTAACTTGCGTTCAAAACGGATCGAAAACACGCTGAATAATATTTTGGAACGCGCCAGAAACGACCTTGGTGAGGAAGTGGTGGACAAATTGCTGGACACGTTAACTTCACATTCAGATCAAAACAACATGATTAGTAAAGATATGTGGATACGAATGATGTTCAGTTGTCTGGTAGATGCAGATCGCATAGATACTTCTGGGATGCCATATCAACCCAATGACCTTTTGGATGCATGGAATAGATTTCAGCGCATACAAGCATACGTTGGCAAACAGGCCGAGAAAGTCCCCGCAGGGCCTTTGAAGGATGCTCGCCAGTCGATTTTTGAGGCTTGCAAAAATGCCGCACAGTGGGAAAACAAGCTTTTATCTTTAACCGTGCCCACCGGGGGAGGGAAAACGCTTTCCTCTATGGCGTTCGCGCTACGGCGCGCGAGCTTGAATCCTGAAGAAGTCCAGCGGATCATAGTGGTCATTCCGTTCCTATCGATTATCGAACAAAACGCCAGTGTATATGCTGAAGCGATCGGCAATGATGCAATAGTCGAACATCATTCCGGCAATTTCATAAAAGACGTGCCAGCCGGTGAGGATTACAATCTTCAGCAACGCCGAAACCTATCGGCCATTGAAAACTGGAACGCTCCCATCATTGTTACGACTTCCGTACGTTTCTTTGACGGTCTTTTTTCCAACCGACCGTCAGACCTACGCAGGCTTCATAATGTGGCCCGATCAATCGTGATCCTTGACGAGGTGCAAACACTTCCCCGTCATTTACTTCGAGCTTTGCTCACGGCGATGAAAGAACTGTCCACTAACTGGGGAACTACCTTTCTTTTTTGCACGGCCACCCAGCCAGCTTTTGAGAAGCCGGAGCACGCCGACCAACATGATCCACGTTGGACAAAAGGAACGATCAGAGAAATTGTTCCAAATACACAATATCTTTTCCAGAACTTAGCACGGGTTACAATTCGCTGGCCGGAAAAAGATGTTAGAGCGGGACAGTGTTCATGGAATGACATGACCGAACGGATAGCTTCTGAACCGCGATCACTGTGTGTCGTAAACTTGAAAAAACACGCAAGCCTTCTTTTCAGCAAACTTCATGAGAAGCTAGATTTTGAAAAAGATTCCCTCTGGCACTTATCCACACGCATGTGCCCGCAACATCGCCTTGAGGTATTAGACACAATCCGAAAAGCTCTTGACGACTCAAATTGCCCCTGTAGGGTCGTCGCCACCCAGCTTGTAGAAGCTGGCGTAGATTTGGACTTTCCGGTGGTATTTAGGGCCGTGGGGCCTTTTGACTCAATCATTCAGGCGGCAGGGCGTTGTGACCGGGAGGGCAAGCTAACGGCATCAAAGGGTCAGCCGGGAGGGAAGGTCATCATCTTCGAACCGGATGATCCCTCGGGGAAACCCACAACACCGCCGGGTGCATACCGAGATGCTACGGAAATAACTAAGACCATGCTTGCGGGAAGCGAAGCGCTTTCCATCCATGACCCCGCCCATATAAGGGGATTCTTCAATCGCTATTACCAGTCAGATCTCGACACCCATGACATCGAGGGGTTGCGCAGGCGCCTTGAGTTCCGGGAGATTGCGAAGCGCTTTGCCATGATTGAAGAGCCGATGGTTTCCATACTTGTGCCCTACAATGAAAAAGCCGAGAAGTTGATTCGCCAGTTAAGAAACCAGGGGGTACTCGACATGGGGCTTTCCCGGAAGCTCCAGCGTTATCAGATAGGGCTTTATAACCACGAGTTTGTTCAGGCCAGACAATCCGGCGCTATTTTTGAGCTTCTACCGGGTTCCGATATCTGGTGTTGCGAACAAAGATTCTATTCAAGGAAACTGGGATTTATGATTCACTCTGATGACGTTTTGATCATATAA
- a CDS encoding protein kinase — translation MDKHPKSFDCTEDDILDLAIRRGYITRELIEEIQTVYMVEQSDADISDRIVGPRIVHLLQSGSLDNEILSEIMSELGIPGEDQATLLIGKSDSGNRTVKKGDSGVRSGGLTTGSRISHFRIERVLGRGGMGVVYLAWDETLERPVALKFLHGETPDQERRFMREARTQAKIDHAHVCKVYEVGEAEGRPYIAMQYIEGRTLQEVSRTLTLDGKVALMAKVADALHAAHERGLIHRDLKPANIMVQDGEEGLMPFVLDFGLSKEIEAPNITHSGIIAGTPTYMAPEQASGRGADLDRRTDVYGLGATLYDIVAGGAPFQGNSTVDILMKVIQQDPIPLSRHQPKIPGDLETIIMKCLEKDPSRRYENSRALAEDLRRFLKGEPILARRASIAEKTWKRVKRHPTVSTAIGVLVLALVLLGIHALWSSHTNQLRRTYDQTFDREVAFVEETLRFAFTSPLHDIGPERDKVLNRLTDLEERIERESRLAKPSGYYALGRGYLDLGDWNRALEFLQKAWDQGNRRPESAYALGRALGEVYFEELSQLEGIRDRELREKRRKELEVEYRIPAITYLNASQGMDIASPAFVEGLILYYEKRYDQAIARVEEAIQEVPWLYEARSLKGRILRAMAEKSLEEGKTESGVSMMENAMIATQSAVATAPSDPGSLLDLCRLRTGLLKFPVFIQENNLDALMNDATSACEQAMTADPTSPLPSTFLAMAWRARAYTEVGRGVNPAESLARAESHARHSLEVRPGHLMSRLELSNIYQVKEERALMVGGDRATLIDASIDLLEQILKDKPDYVLALNEIGSAYLRKARLLRDRGENPVEYLNRAIDAYHQRLETSPDNEKTLYNLGLTYEELAKVQMDREQDPTRALDEALQSYTRLTGINPANISAHQSVGTVYRLKAEYAISLGEDALPMLEQSIHSLEKATSLGPSNRYIFNSLGNTQLYLADQRARVGQDPVPDYWNAIESYRRELQNNPTFMFSYNNIGETYVHWARYELSMERNPSGLLESAKTALNESLKLNAKRATPYFVLGSASGVEAEYLLSRGSNPDPAVNRALSYFHQGLAINPAILQAYVDAVKILAFSLTYGVSHDRSVEKMTTEAMALLDRALERNNRYAEALLWRAKVRILSRPTGKGTSDVSAIEADLRSAEELDPSLHEEILELRK, via the coding sequence ATGGATAAGCATCCGAAATCCTTTGACTGTACGGAAGACGACATCCTCGATCTTGCGATACGGCGGGGGTACATCACCAGGGAACTGATCGAAGAAATTCAAACCGTTTATATGGTGGAGCAATCGGATGCAGATATTTCCGATCGCATTGTAGGACCCCGAATCGTCCACCTTCTCCAGTCCGGCTCCCTCGATAATGAAATTCTTTCGGAAATCATGTCGGAGCTCGGCATCCCCGGAGAGGACCAGGCCACGCTTCTGATTGGGAAATCCGATTCAGGAAACAGGACTGTGAAGAAAGGAGATTCCGGTGTTCGATCCGGAGGTCTGACAACGGGCAGCCGAATTTCTCACTTCCGAATTGAACGTGTCCTCGGACGGGGAGGGATGGGGGTCGTGTACCTTGCCTGGGATGAAACGCTGGAACGGCCGGTTGCATTGAAATTTCTGCATGGGGAAACTCCGGATCAGGAGCGGAGGTTCATGCGGGAAGCTCGGACCCAGGCAAAGATCGACCATGCTCACGTGTGCAAGGTGTACGAAGTGGGCGAGGCGGAGGGCCGGCCCTACATTGCCATGCAGTACATTGAGGGGCGCACGCTCCAGGAGGTATCCCGGACCCTCACCCTGGACGGCAAGGTCGCGCTGATGGCTAAGGTTGCCGATGCACTTCACGCAGCCCATGAGCGCGGTTTAATCCACCGGGACCTGAAACCGGCCAATATCATGGTGCAGGATGGAGAAGAAGGTCTCATGCCTTTTGTCCTGGACTTTGGTCTCTCCAAGGAAATCGAAGCACCCAACATCACTCACAGCGGAATTATTGCCGGTACTCCAACCTATATGGCTCCGGAACAGGCATCGGGGCGGGGTGCCGATCTGGATCGGCGGACGGATGTATACGGTTTAGGTGCAACACTCTACGACATCGTGGCCGGGGGAGCGCCCTTCCAGGGGAATTCCACCGTGGATATTCTGATGAAGGTGATTCAGCAGGATCCGATTCCCCTGAGTCGCCACCAGCCGAAAATTCCTGGGGATCTGGAAACCATTATCATGAAGTGCCTGGAAAAGGATCCATCCCGAAGGTACGAAAACTCCCGTGCCCTGGCGGAAGACCTGCGACGATTTCTGAAAGGGGAACCGATTCTTGCAAGACGGGCTTCCATAGCCGAGAAGACGTGGAAGCGGGTGAAACGTCACCCCACGGTCTCCACGGCGATCGGGGTCCTGGTTCTTGCCCTTGTTCTGCTTGGCATCCATGCTCTCTGGTCAAGCCATACGAATCAGCTCAGAAGAACGTATGACCAGACTTTTGATCGGGAAGTAGCCTTTGTCGAAGAAACGCTGCGTTTTGCCTTTACTTCACCTCTACATGATATCGGCCCCGAACGGGATAAGGTTCTGAACCGGCTGACGGATCTGGAGGAACGAATTGAGAGGGAAAGCCGGCTTGCAAAACCATCGGGATACTACGCCCTTGGAAGGGGATATCTGGATCTTGGGGATTGGAACCGGGCCCTGGAGTTTCTTCAAAAGGCGTGGGACCAGGGAAATCGAAGGCCCGAATCCGCCTACGCCCTGGGGCGCGCCCTCGGTGAGGTCTATTTCGAAGAACTATCCCAGCTGGAAGGAATACGGGATCGGGAGCTCAGGGAAAAGCGCCGAAAAGAACTTGAAGTCGAGTACCGAATTCCAGCGATCACCTATCTGAATGCAAGCCAGGGAATGGATATCGCTTCTCCGGCGTTCGTTGAAGGGCTGATCCTCTATTACGAAAAACGATATGATCAGGCGATAGCAAGAGTGGAAGAAGCAATTCAGGAAGTTCCCTGGTTATACGAAGCCCGTTCTCTCAAAGGAAGGATCCTCCGGGCCATGGCCGAGAAGTCCCTCGAAGAGGGGAAGACAGAAAGCGGTGTCTCGATGATGGAGAACGCGATGATAGCCACCCAGAGTGCCGTTGCGACGGCACCCAGCGATCCCGGTTCCCTCCTGGACCTATGTCGCCTCAGGACAGGTTTACTGAAGTTCCCGGTGTTCATCCAGGAAAACAACCTCGACGCTCTTATGAACGATGCCACGTCTGCCTGTGAGCAGGCGATGACAGCAGATCCGACCTCCCCGTTGCCTTCCACGTTTCTGGCCATGGCATGGCGGGCCCGGGCCTATACCGAGGTCGGCCGCGGCGTGAATCCTGCAGAAAGCCTGGCCAGAGCAGAGTCTCATGCACGCCATTCACTGGAGGTTCGGCCGGGCCACCTGATGAGCCGGCTCGAATTGAGCAACATCTACCAGGTCAAGGAAGAGCGCGCCCTTATGGTGGGAGGGGACCGGGCAACACTCATCGATGCGTCGATTGACCTTCTCGAACAGATTCTGAAAGATAAACCCGATTATGTTCTGGCCCTGAACGAAATTGGATCGGCCTATTTGCGAAAGGCGAGGCTCCTCAGAGACAGGGGAGAGAACCCGGTCGAGTATCTCAACCGGGCGATTGACGCCTATCATCAGAGACTGGAAACCAGTCCTGACAATGAAAAGACTCTCTATAACCTCGGTTTGACCTATGAGGAGCTGGCCAAGGTTCAGATGGATCGGGAACAGGACCCGACCCGGGCGCTGGATGAAGCCCTTCAAAGCTATACGCGTCTCACAGGAATTAATCCGGCGAATATCTCGGCACATCAGAGCGTGGGTACCGTCTACCGGCTCAAAGCCGAATACGCAATCTCCCTCGGGGAAGATGCACTCCCCATGCTGGAACAATCGATCCATTCCCTGGAAAAGGCGACATCCCTGGGGCCGTCCAATCGCTACATCTTTAACTCTCTGGGGAACACACAGCTCTATCTGGCTGATCAGCGTGCCCGTGTCGGACAGGATCCCGTTCCCGACTATTGGAATGCCATAGAAAGTTATCGGCGAGAGCTTCAAAACAATCCGACCTTCATGTTTTCCTACAACAATATCGGGGAAACTTACGTTCACTGGGCCCGATATGAACTTTCCATGGAAAGAAATCCTTCCGGACTGCTCGAGAGCGCGAAAACCGCCTTGAATGAAAGCCTGAAACTGAACGCAAAACGTGCCACTCCCTACTTTGTGCTGGGATCCGCCTCCGGGGTGGAGGCGGAATATCTTCTTTCCAGGGGCAGCAACCCTGACCCGGCTGTCAATCGGGCCCTGTCTTACTTTCATCAGGGTCTGGCCATCAATCCGGCCATTCTGCAGGCGTATGTGGACGCGGTAAAAATCCTTGCCTTTTCCCTGACCTATGGTGTGAGCCACGACCGGTCTGTAGAGAAAATGACGACCGAGGCTATGGCCCTCCTGGACCGGGCGCTGGAAAGAAATAACCGGTATGCCGAGGCACTCCTGTGGAGAGCGAAGGTGCGCATACTTTCCCGGCCCACAGGAAAAGGGACTTCGGACGTTTCAGCCATTGAAGCCGATCTCAGGTCAGCCGAAGAGTTGGATCCATCCCTGCATGAAGAAATCCTGGAATTGCGGAAATAA
- a CDS encoding diguanylate cyclase, which produces MNELTPPTLPSVRPLPKAVIWTLAFLILILLAFQWMEIRAEVDRQIGVYLGHDQTGILIEQTFPGLPADLGGISPGDRLLSINHIPISAYEDFNRAQETMERGRVAIFQIKRGPLELELPIIPGGPFPFISTILNGFLVLICLLLFLLVALGTRQDVRTRLLYLFTWLVALEFSMPDKSVLGHDIGWLTGAGFYLLSGFQFILEIHLASVIPDIHPWRKRSRIFLPGVYFLGLLTGLGGAAIYLMDTADWPAGHNLMHILQVYMDTILFPLWVLLLLFLLGYQALRYPIPLGRHQAGLVLLGILPWAATITITTLMAISGHSLPVWMDVAWSIVLLPYPIAIFIGMYRYDLFDINLVVRKGLIYAFLTGALLGVFYIFLGLGSVILSRTVVGSHPSGWIIALAALLLGLLAQPFRQWTQALIDSRFFPERSQLRQRIVDLAATLPEAGNVEDMAARLADHLKDLFHVRKAALLLADEHAGVLQLVEGEEPIDPILVSLNDPSMTHLLHSRGVQTRSRLPQSSSPLTHYMEREKIEIIVPMKVRGHLAGVILMGETLDGRDPRAEELELMELLAHNTAVVFENARLFTSATYDHLTGLKRREAILLFLAREVERACRYERPLALCMVDVDLFKAVNDTHGHLVGDIVLKRISMTIDHSLRDTDDVGRYGGDEFLIVLPESDADQAREAANRVLTSVRNLSVRLTGAGTLSITVSIGWSVLKKSDQPVEVIVRELLEEADRAMYMAKAEGRDRAVIYKEKTDPNT; this is translated from the coding sequence ATGAATGAACTTACCCCCCCCACCCTCCCGTCTGTCCGCCCTCTTCCGAAGGCCGTAATCTGGACCCTGGCCTTTCTTATCCTGATACTTCTGGCTTTTCAGTGGATGGAAATCCGAGCCGAAGTCGATCGGCAGATTGGCGTCTACCTCGGCCATGATCAAACCGGAATCCTGATTGAGCAGACCTTCCCCGGGCTTCCTGCCGACCTTGGAGGAATCAGTCCCGGGGACCGTCTCCTTTCGATCAACCATATACCGATCAGCGCCTATGAAGATTTTAATAGAGCCCAGGAAACCATGGAGCGGGGACGGGTCGCGATTTTCCAGATCAAGCGAGGCCCCCTTGAATTGGAGCTTCCCATCATTCCCGGTGGTCCCTTTCCATTTATTTCAACCATACTGAATGGGTTTCTGGTTCTAATCTGTCTCCTTCTCTTTCTCCTCGTTGCGCTCGGCACCCGTCAGGATGTTCGAACCCGTCTCCTCTATCTCTTCACCTGGCTTGTGGCACTTGAATTTTCCATGCCGGATAAGTCTGTGCTGGGGCACGATATTGGCTGGCTTACGGGCGCCGGGTTTTATCTCCTTTCCGGATTTCAGTTCATCCTTGAAATTCATCTGGCCTCTGTCATCCCCGATATCCATCCCTGGAGAAAGAGATCCAGGATCTTTTTGCCCGGTGTGTATTTTTTAGGACTTCTCACAGGCCTTGGGGGAGCGGCTATCTATCTGATGGATACCGCTGACTGGCCGGCGGGTCACAACCTGATGCATATTCTTCAGGTGTACATGGACACGATCCTCTTCCCGCTATGGGTTCTTCTTCTTCTGTTTCTGCTTGGATATCAGGCTCTCCGCTACCCCATTCCACTGGGACGTCACCAGGCCGGTCTCGTGCTCCTCGGGATCCTTCCCTGGGCGGCAACGATCACCATCACGACCCTGATGGCGATTTCCGGGCATTCCCTGCCTGTGTGGATGGATGTCGCATGGTCCATTGTCCTTCTTCCTTATCCAATTGCGATCTTTATCGGGATGTACCGTTACGACCTGTTCGATATCAACCTGGTCGTTCGTAAGGGTTTGATTTACGCGTTTCTTACGGGGGCTCTCCTTGGAGTTTTCTATATCTTTCTTGGACTGGGCAGTGTGATCCTTTCCCGAACCGTTGTCGGATCCCACCCCTCCGGCTGGATTATCGCGCTTGCGGCCCTTCTGCTCGGATTGCTGGCCCAGCCCTTCCGGCAGTGGACACAGGCACTGATTGACTCACGTTTCTTTCCCGAGCGTTCCCAGCTCCGCCAGAGAATCGTCGATCTTGCCGCAACCCTTCCGGAGGCGGGAAACGTGGAAGACATGGCCGCCCGCCTGGCTGACCACCTCAAAGATCTCTTCCATGTCCGGAAGGCAGCTCTCCTGCTCGCCGATGAACATGCCGGCGTTCTCCAGCTGGTTGAAGGAGAGGAACCGATCGATCCCATCCTGGTCAGCCTCAACGATCCTTCCATGACCCACCTGCTCCATTCCAGAGGCGTTCAGACGCGATCCAGGCTCCCTCAGTCATCCTCTCCCCTCACCCATTACATGGAACGGGAAAAGATTGAAATCATTGTCCCCATGAAAGTGCGAGGGCATCTGGCAGGCGTGATCCTCATGGGGGAAACCCTGGACGGCCGGGACCCGCGGGCTGAGGAACTGGAATTGATGGAGCTTCTGGCTCACAACACGGCCGTAGTCTTCGAGAACGCACGACTTTTCACCTCCGCCACCTATGATCATCTCACCGGGCTCAAACGGCGAGAAGCCATCCTCCTCTTTCTGGCACGGGAGGTAGAGCGCGCGTGCAGGTATGAGCGCCCCCTGGCTCTCTGCATGGTGGATGTCGATCTATTCAAGGCGGTGAATGATACCCACGGGCACCTCGTGGGTGACATCGTCCTGAAGCGCATTTCAATGACAATTGATCATTCTTTGAGGGACACGGACGATGTAGGGCGATATGGAGGCGATGAGTTTTTGATTGTTCTTCCAGAATCTGACGCGGATCAGGCTCGAGAGGCGGCCAACAGGGTCCTTACCTCGGTACGGAATCTCTCCGTGCGTTTAACGGGTGCCGGCACCCTCTCGATAACCGTCTCGATCGGATGGTCCGTGCTGAAAAAGAGTGATCAGCCCGTGGAAGTCATTGTACGGGAACTGCTGGAAGAAGCCGATCGGGCCATGTACATGGCCAAGGCCGAAGGTCGAGACCGGGCAGTGATCTACAAAGAAAAAACGGACCCGAACACCTGA